One Planctomycetia bacterium DNA window includes the following coding sequences:
- a CDS encoding lactate racemase domain-containing protein → MSSYPQFFRVRQHFEAPRVEDVPGEVELQLASLRLSQRIKPGQSVAITAGSRGIANIKEIIRGVVQHMQQLGAQPFIVPAMGSHGGGTPEGQTQILHDYGITEPYCGCPIKASMETVIVCQTAEGFPVHFDRHASEADHVFVVGRVKPHTDFVGDIESGLMKMMLIGLGKHEGAKVYHRAIQDYSFGQILRSVAGQVLQKCRIVGALATLENGYDQTAKLAAVSPEELEAREKELLLQARQWMPRLPFKKVDILLVDELGKNISGAGMDTNVVGRKKNFHGPSPDEFPQVKRIVVRGLTEATHGNASGIGMASFVTTRTLRATDMVKTRINCLTSGHTSAAMLPIDFETDREILDAALPTIGLTDPPHAKILWITNTLEIAEVECSAFYLPEAKERPDLEILTPLRSLAFDSDGNLSSCHALGTAK, encoded by the coding sequence ATGTCCTCCTACCCGCAATTCTTCCGCGTTCGCCAGCATTTCGAGGCCCCGCGCGTCGAGGACGTGCCGGGCGAAGTGGAGCTGCAGCTCGCCTCGTTGCGACTGAGTCAGCGGATTAAGCCGGGGCAATCGGTCGCCATCACGGCCGGCAGCCGCGGCATCGCGAACATCAAGGAGATCATTCGCGGCGTTGTCCAGCACATGCAACAACTCGGCGCGCAGCCGTTTATCGTGCCAGCGATGGGCAGCCACGGCGGCGGCACGCCGGAGGGTCAAACGCAGATTCTGCACGACTATGGCATCACGGAGCCCTACTGCGGCTGCCCCATCAAGGCCAGCATGGAGACGGTGATTGTCTGCCAAACCGCGGAGGGTTTTCCGGTCCATTTCGATCGTCACGCGTCGGAGGCCGACCACGTCTTCGTCGTCGGACGCGTCAAGCCGCACACCGATTTCGTCGGCGATATCGAATCCGGCCTGATGAAGATGATGCTGATCGGACTCGGCAAGCACGAAGGGGCCAAGGTCTACCACCGCGCGATTCAGGACTACAGCTTCGGTCAGATTCTGCGCAGCGTCGCTGGGCAAGTTCTGCAAAAGTGCCGCATCGTCGGCGCGCTGGCCACGCTCGAAAACGGCTACGACCAAACCGCCAAGCTCGCCGCCGTCTCACCGGAAGAGTTGGAAGCCCGGGAGAAGGAGCTGTTGTTGCAGGCCCGCCAGTGGATGCCGCGGTTGCCGTTCAAGAAAGTCGATATCTTGCTCGTCGATGAACTCGGCAAGAACATCAGCGGCGCCGGCATGGACACCAACGTCGTCGGCCGCAAAAAGAACTTTCACGGCCCCTCGCCGGACGAATTCCCGCAGGTCAAACGAATCGTCGTCCGCGGGCTGACCGAAGCCACGCACGGCAACGCCTCGGGCATCGGCATGGCGTCTTTCGTGACCACGCGCACGCTCCGCGCCACGGACATGGTGAAGACCCGCATTAACTGCCTCACCAGCGGCCACACCTCGGCCGCGATGCTGCCCATCGACTTCGAAACCGACCGCGAAATCCTCGACGCGGCACTGCCAACGATCGGCCTCACCGACCCGCCCCACGCGAAGATCCTCTGGATCACCAACACCCTGGAAATCGCGGAAGTCGAGTGCTCCGCGTTCTACCTGCCGGAAGCGAAAGAACGCCCCGACCTGGAAATCCTCACGCCGCTCCGCTCACTCGCGTTCGACAGCGACGGCAACCTCTCCAGTTGCCACGCCTTGGGCACGGCGAAGTAA